GTTTTATAAAATTTTTTCCCTTTTAATTCAAAATTCAACATTCAAAATTCATAATTTTATAAAGTTTTCCTTAAGATTATCTAAACACATACATTTTGTAAAGCGTTATGGAATTAACTATAATAGTCTCTGCCTCCCCTTTATCTAAATCTTTCTCAAGTAATCTTACCGCTATCTTATCCTTTACCCATTTTCTTTCAATCCATTTTGCTTCCCTTACTTCTTTTGTTCCCGGTCTATCTTTACCAGCAATCACTACTTCATCATATACTGTCTCACAAATGTTCACCTTCCCAAAGAGTCTGCTTAAAATATCCAATCGTTCAATCCTGCATAGGGCAATTAAGCAAGTGGCATTTGCTACTACAATCATTTCTTCCCCTCTTTTTCTGCTATCTTTTTGTCCCTTTCCCAGTCTTCCTGGTCGTAGTAAAGGGGTATTTGCATTTTTTCATTTAACTCAAAGAACTCCCATTTTGAGATTTCTGCTAACTGACATGCCTTTCCTAAAGAAATAGCCTTTCTTCTATATAGCTCTAATGCTACTATCTTCTTTATCTGTGAAGGAAGTTCTTCCTTAGGTATCCTTATACCCACAGAGATCTCCTCAGGTATCTCTACACAAATTGATGCCATTTTTCCCTCACCTCCAAATATTATTTCTTGAAGATATTTTATTCCAACCAGGTCAATTTTTTGTTGATTATAATCCCAAAATATTTAATTCGCCTCATTCCCTTTCTCCTGTTTGTAATTTATTGCTCGGATAGGATAGGGAATAATTATGCCCTCTTTATTATAACGCTCATGTAGTCTTTTGATAAATTCGTGTTTAATCAAATATTGATCCACAAATTCTTTTGCTCTTAAAATGACTGTAAAATTGATGCTAAAATCGCCAAATGCGTTATACCGGATAAATGGTTCAAACTCTGGCACGCCTCCTTGCACTTTTTCCATTACCTCTTTTGCGACTTCGCAGGTTATTTTTTCAACCTCCTTTAGGTTGCTATTATAATGGACGCCTAAATTCACCAAAACTGCCATTTCCTTATCCGGCAAATAATAGTTAGTTACAATAACTTTGGTTAGTTTCTCATTAGGAACCAAGACAACATTATTGGGGAGCATCTTTATCTTGGTTGTGCGCCAGGTAATATCGGTAACATAACCCTCTTCCCCGGAATCTAATTTTACATAATCACCAACCCTAACTTGTTTAGATACAATAATATGAAATCCGGAAAAAAGATTGGAAAGGGTATCCTGTAAAGCCAAGGCAACGGCAAGACCACCTACTCCTAAGGTAGCTAATATCGGCGTTATTGAAATGCCTAAGCTATTAAGAATAATTAAAATCCCTATACCAAAAATAACGATACGCGTGATATTCTGGGTAAGGCTCGTGACAGGTAAAGCTGCCTCTATTTTAGGAGAGTATATTTTTATTAATTTTGTAGATATATTTGCCAAGACCAAGGTTATAGAAGCAATACCTAAGGTCAGTAAAATCTTTCCAGCAATATGAACTATATCATCAGGAAGTTTGGAATATTCTAGGCTAAAATAGATACCCAACATCAAACACCAAATAATAAATGGGCCTTTGGTTGCCTGGATGATAATATCATCTATATTTGTAGATGTTTTCTTTGCCCAATGAGAAACACGGTTAAAGAGAAATTTTCTCAAGAGGTATCCTGTAATCAAAATAACCAGAAATATACTTGCCGGAATTACTATTTCCACAGACCTTTGAACCAACCAGCTTAAAATTTTCTCCATCTACATCTCCCTCCTTATAAAGCCTTTTTCAAGGTGGCCAGCTCGGTAATGATATTACCGGCCCAGCGGTAGACATTATTTTCAGAAATAACCTTTCTCATATTCTCCATACGCCTTTTCTTTTCATCTATTGGCATTTCCAAAGTAAGCTTTATTGCCTCGGCAAATTCTTCAATGGCATAAGGATTTATCAAAACCGCATCGGTCAATTCCCTTGCTGCACCGGTAAATTGACTTAAAATAAGCGCACCTGATAAATCTTTTTTTGCGTACGTGTGTAGCTTCTCTCTTAACCAAATTACCATAGCCGTTGTTTAGCTGTCTTATATACCTAGGCACAAAGGGGCAAAGGCACAAAGAAAGCAAGTAATAAATAAACTCTCTCGTCTTTGTGCCTCTCTGCCTCTGTGCCTTTGTGCCTATTTCCCATTTTATTCTCACCTAGCTAAACACATACGTTTTATATGAACACGGCTGGGTGCAGCAAGCTGGATAAATACCATTTTCTTCTTATAATTCGGATATTTTTCAAAAAATCTATCAATTGCAAGTACCTTTTCAATGAGACCTTTGGTATAATCAATCCGATCAACCCCTACGCCGATAATTTTATTCTTTAACCCTAACCCCTCTTTAATTATAGTATCTTCCATTACTTAGTGCAAAAATAGATAGGGTTGTGTTTATCTGTTTAAAAATTCATCCACCTTTTAAGAAATTTTGAATTCTAAATTTTGAATTTTGAATTGAAAAAGGTTTAA
The sequence above is a segment of the bacterium genome. Coding sequences within it:
- a CDS encoding UPF0175 family protein, coding for MASICVEIPEEISVGIRIPKEELPSQIKKIVALELYRRKAISLGKACQLAEISKWEFFELNEKMQIPLYYDQEDWERDKKIAEKEGKK
- a CDS encoding trehalose-6-phosphate synthase, with translation MVIWLREKLHTYAKKDLSGALILSQFTGAARELTDAVLINPYAIEEFAEAIKLTLEMPIDEKKRRMENMRKVISENNVYRWAGNIITELATLKKAL
- a CDS encoding trehalose-6-phosphate synthase — encoded protein: MEDTIIKEGLGLKNKIIGVGVDRIDYTKGLIEKVLAIDRFFEKYPNYKKKMVFIQLAAPSRVHIKRMCLAR
- a CDS encoding mechanosensitive ion channel family protein, giving the protein MEKILSWLVQRSVEIVIPASIFLVILITGYLLRKFLFNRVSHWAKKTSTNIDDIIIQATKGPFIIWCLMLGIYFSLEYSKLPDDIVHIAGKILLTLGIASITLVLANISTKLIKIYSPKIEAALPVTSLTQNITRIVIFGIGILIILNSLGISITPILATLGVGGLAVALALQDTLSNLFSGFHIIVSKQVRVGDYVKLDSGEEGYVTDITWRTTKIKMLPNNVVLVPNEKLTKVIVTNYYLPDKEMAVLVNLGVHYNSNLKEVEKITCEVAKEVMEKVQGGVPEFEPFIRYNAFGDFSINFTVILRAKEFVDQYLIKHEFIKRLHERYNKEGIIIPYPIRAINYKQEKGNEAN